The genomic window GGCAGACGCTGGTGGCGCCATGGCAACAACAGGTGCAAGTCCCGCCTGCGAAAAATCAGCTGCTGACAAGAAACTGGCCGGCGCCGCCAAAACCGCCCACATCAAGAAATGCACTGCCGATGAAAAAGGCGGAGCACAGGCGGCCGCCAGCGCACCCAAAAAATAAGCCCGCGCCAGGCGTGCACCCAAGCCCGACCGTTATGCGGTGCGGGCTTTTTCTTGTGCCAAAGCGCGCACGGTCTGTTCAAAAGCCGCGACCGGTACCGGCCGGGCAAAGAAGTAACCCTGGCCCTGCACACAGCCCAGATCAAGCAGGATCTGGCGCGTGGCATCGTCTTCTATGCCTTCCGCCGTGGTGCTCAGGTTCAGGCTCTTGGCCATCTGGATGATGGCAGTCACGATGGCCCGGTCCTGGGGCCCCATCAACAGGCGTTTGACAAAGGACTGGTCAATCTTGAGTTTGTCCACGGCGAACCGCTGCAGGTAAGACAGGTTGGAGTAACCCGTGCCGAAGTCATCAATCGATATCTTCACGCCCAGCGCCTTGAGGTGTTGCAGGGACGCGATGAAGGTCTCGGTGTCCTGCACCAGCGTGGATTCGGTGATTTCCAGCTCTAGGCAGGCGGGGTTCAAGCCGGACTGCTGTAGGGCCGCGGCCACCACGGTTTCGATATTGCCCCGGCGAAACTGCACGGGTGACAGATTAACCGCCATCACAAAATGTTCGCGCCCAGCCGCCTGCCAGGCCACCATTTGCCGGCAGGCTTCCCGAAGCACCCACTCGCCCAACTCCACAATCAAGCCGGACTTCTCGGCTGCAGGAATAAAGTCGCCGGGCGGCACCAGGGTGTGGGGCGTGTGTTGCCAGCGGACCAGGGCCTCGGCCCCCACCAGTTCGCCAGTCGTCAGGTCCACCACCGGTTGGTAATGCAGTACAAATTCGCTGCGCACCAGTGCTGCGCGTAAATTGGACAGTAGCAACAGGTTGCTCTGGATGTTGGCATTCATGGCAGGGTCAAAGAAGCGGCAGGTATTGCGTCCCGCCTCCTTGGCCTGGTACATGGCGATATCGGCCTCGCGCAGCAGGGATTCGTAGTCCGCGCCATCGTCCGGAAACAAGGCAATGCCAATGGAGCACGCGGCGCTGAGCTCGGTGTC from Rhodoferax sp. AJA081-3 includes these protein-coding regions:
- a CDS encoding bifunctional diguanylate cyclase/phosphodiesterase, with protein sequence MPNTTDPSLDTAHALRTLRMAQISVMVAVALAVALPFFVYQARWQTVYPLLGGLTVAIICFVLNRRGHTARATLLLLTSITAMSWMLMWWGDGLKDAALLAFPVLLIMAGLLVGKRGYYLLWASMIGLLAVQTWATTKGWRASPTLPRDPVELWRDVSLILAVGGLAVWTVVNDMHKTLLNLREQVVKVTASQKQLAYLSQHDALTGLPNRAMGRDHIQQAITNATRRQSRVALLFVDLDNFKAVNDSLGHAMGDEFLKQVATRLAASVRKSDIVARQGGDEFVIGLTDILSVDDVSKAASTVQASLGHSIFLGDTELSAACSIGIALFPDDGADYESLLREADIAMYQAKEAGRNTCRFFDPAMNANIQSNLLLLSNLRAALVRSEFVLHYQPVVDLTTGELVGAEALVRWQHTPHTLVPPGDFIPAAEKSGLIVELGEWVLREACRQMVAWQAAGREHFVMAVNLSPVQFRRGNIETVVAAALQQSGLNPACLELEITESTLVQDTETFIASLQHLKALGVKISIDDFGTGYSNLSYLQRFAVDKLKIDQSFVKRLLMGPQDRAIVTAIIQMAKSLNLSTTAEGIEDDATRQILLDLGCVQGQGYFFARPVPVAAFEQTVRALAQEKARTA